One genomic segment of Nocardia spumae includes these proteins:
- the glfT1 gene encoding galactofuranosyltransferase GlfT1 has protein sequence MSDQAASSADLGAGRIIAVVVTHKRRELLSESLKVLASQSRPIDHLIVIDNGNESEVGELVKQQPIESTYLGSEHNLGGAGGFALGMLHALTMGADWVWLADDDGRPEGPEVLEKLLDCAQRHGLSEVSPVVADIDDPDRLAFPLRRGVVWRRLRSELGDEDFLPGIASLFNGALISAEALEVIGVPDLRLFVRGDEVEVHRRLVRSGLPFGTCLQTAYLHPNGSSEFKPILGGRMHTQYPDDPVKRYFTYRNRGYLMAQPGMRKLLPQEWARFSWFFLVQQKDPAGLREWLRLRRLGRREQFHKPG, from the coding sequence ATGAGCGATCAGGCGGCCTCGTCCGCGGACCTCGGGGCAGGCCGGATCATCGCGGTGGTCGTCACCCACAAGCGGCGTGAGTTGCTGAGCGAATCGCTGAAAGTCCTCGCCTCCCAATCCCGTCCGATCGACCACCTGATCGTCATCGACAACGGGAACGAGTCCGAGGTCGGTGAGCTGGTGAAGCAACAGCCGATCGAATCCACCTATCTGGGCTCGGAACACAATCTCGGCGGCGCGGGCGGCTTCGCACTCGGCATGCTGCACGCGCTGACCATGGGCGCGGATTGGGTCTGGCTGGCCGACGACGACGGCCGGCCCGAGGGTCCGGAGGTCCTGGAGAAGCTGCTCGATTGCGCACAGCGGCACGGGCTTTCGGAAGTCTCCCCCGTGGTCGCCGATATCGACGATCCGGACCGGCTGGCCTTTCCGTTGCGCCGCGGCGTGGTGTGGCGGCGGCTGCGGTCCGAACTCGGTGACGAGGACTTCCTGCCCGGTATCGCGTCGTTGTTCAACGGCGCCTTGATATCCGCCGAGGCGCTCGAGGTGATCGGCGTCCCCGATCTGCGTCTGTTCGTCCGCGGTGACGAGGTCGAGGTCCATCGACGGCTGGTCCGGTCGGGACTGCCGTTCGGAACCTGTTTGCAGACGGCCTATCTGCATCCGAACGGCTCGTCGGAATTCAAGCCGATTCTGGGCGGGCGGATGCACACCCAGTATCCGGACGATCCGGTCAAACGTTATTTCACGTATCGCAACCGTGGCTACTTGATGGCACAGCCCGGGATGCGCAAACTGCTGCCTCAGGAATGGGCGCGCTTCTCCTGGTTCTTCCTCGTACAGCAAAAAGATCCGGCCGGTCTGCGAGAATGGTTGCGGCTGCGGCGTCTGGGGCGACGCGAGCAGTTCCATAAACCCGGTTAG
- the rsgA gene encoding ribosome small subunit-dependent GTPase A, with protein sequence MVDYDRLLPFGWTAELSAEYAGRFDTGWVPARVIRMDRSECDIATPTGLARAHCPRADTNINGLCTGDWVAVAPADEPLIVRKLLPRRTILRRATVSGRSEPQPLAANVDTVLICAAADDAVDLGRIERMLALVWESGARPMVVLTKGDLAPDIPLHEVRAAAPGASVLAVSATTGVGMDVLRAAATGTVALIGSSGAGKSTLANAVLGEEVFATDRVRTSDKRGRHTTVHRELRPIPGGGTLIDTPGLRAIGLWDAQQGLARTFTDIESLAAECRFSDCSHNSEPGCAVLAAIDSGAVPERRLASFRKLQRENEWLASRTDARLRAERERAWREITKSSRRRYRERDARR encoded by the coding sequence ATGGTCGATTACGACCGTCTTCTTCCCTTCGGCTGGACCGCCGAACTCTCCGCCGAGTACGCAGGCCGGTTCGATACCGGCTGGGTCCCGGCCCGTGTGATCCGGATGGATCGCAGTGAATGCGATATCGCGACGCCCACCGGGCTCGCACGCGCCCACTGCCCACGGGCGGATACCAACATCAACGGCTTGTGCACCGGCGACTGGGTGGCCGTCGCACCTGCCGATGAGCCGCTCATCGTGCGAAAGTTGTTGCCGCGCCGCACGATTCTGCGCCGCGCCACGGTATCGGGACGCTCCGAGCCGCAACCGCTGGCCGCCAATGTCGACACGGTCCTGATCTGTGCCGCCGCGGACGACGCGGTGGACCTGGGTCGCATCGAACGAATGCTGGCCCTGGTCTGGGAATCCGGTGCGCGGCCGATGGTGGTGCTGACCAAAGGTGATCTGGCACCGGATATCCCGCTGCACGAGGTGCGGGCGGCGGCACCCGGCGCGAGCGTGCTGGCGGTCAGCGCCACCACAGGAGTCGGGATGGACGTACTGCGGGCCGCGGCCACGGGCACGGTCGCGTTGATCGGATCCTCCGGCGCCGGAAAATCCACGCTGGCCAATGCCGTCCTGGGCGAGGAGGTCTTCGCCACCGATCGGGTGCGGACCTCGGACAAGCGCGGACGGCATACGACGGTGCACCGCGAGCTGCGGCCGATACCCGGTGGCGGCACCCTCATCGATACCCCCGGCCTGCGTGCCATCGGGCTCTGGGACGCGCAGCAGGGGCTGGCGCGCACCTTCACCGATATCGAATCGCTGGCCGCCGAGTGCCGCTTCTCGGACTGTTCGCACAACAGTGAGCCCGGCTGCGCGGTGCTGGCGGCGATCGATTCGGGCGCGGTCCCCGAGCGACGGCTGGCCAGCTTCCGCAAACTGCAGCGGGAGAACGAATGGCTGGCCAGTCGCACCGATGCCCGGCTGCGCGCCGAGCGCGAGCGGGCCTGGCGCGAGATCACCAAGTCGAGTCGCCGCCGATATCGCGAACGTGATGCTCGTCGCTGA